Genomic segment of Roseofilum casamattae BLCC-M143:
CCGCTCAGCTACCTCGCGTCATGCGCGTTCTGGAAGAATTAGATATTCCTCCCGATCGCTACGAGCAAGCGGTAGACGAGCTGGATGAAGTCATCCGCGCCTGGGCAGACCGCTATCATGAAGATGGGGGCGAACCCATGGTGGTGCAAATGGTTTTCGGACGGAAAGAAGATTAAACGGGCTATTTTTTTCGGTTTCACTCAATGACTACCGATAGAGATGACCCCAAGCAGATACAATAACCCATTAGTGTTTTGAGGGTGATAAAACCTATGGGTCGTGCCAAGAAAGTTGTCTTAGCCTATTCTGGAGGGGTAGATACCTCCGTTTGTATTCCCTATCTGATGCACGAATGGGGAGTGGAAGAAGTGATTACCTTGGCGGCGGATCTGGGCCAGGGGGATGAGTTGGAACCGATCCGTAAAAAGGCTCTCGATTCAGGAGCGAGCGTTTCCTTAGTGGCTGATGCAACGGCTACCTTTATCAAAGACTATGCGTTTCCGGCGATTCAAGCTAATGCGTTGTATGAAAATCGCTACCCTCTATCTACGGCTTTAGCGCGGCCGTTGATTGCCAAACTGTTGGTGGAAGCCGCGAAGGAGTATGGAGCCGATGCGATCGCCCACGGATGTACCGGGAAAGGAAACGACCAAGTGCGCTTTGATGTGGCGATCGCTGCCCTTAACCCAGAGCTGAAAATTTTAACTCCCGCGCGCGAATGGGGCTTTTCCCGCGAGCAAAGCATTGAATATGGCGAAAAATACGGCATTCCGGCGCCGGTGAAAAAGAAATCGCCTTACAGTATCGATCGCAACTTACTGGGAATGGCGGTAGAAGCTGGTGTTTTAGAAGACCCTTATGCCGAGCCTCCGGAAGATATTTATCGGATGACGAAGGCGATCGCCGATACTCCCGACGAACCGGAATACGTGGAGATTAGCTTTGTTAAAGGTCTTCCAGTTGCCCTGAACGGCCAAGCCCTCGACCCAGTAGCATTGGTGACTCAACTCAACCAAATGGTCGGCGATCGCGGCATTGGTCGCATCGATATGATTGAAAACCGTTTGGTTGGGATTAAGTCGCGGGAGATTTACGAAACTCCGGCATTACTGGTCTTAATTGACGCCCACCGCGACTTAGAAAGCCTAACTCTGACGGCTGATGTTACCCAGTACAAACGCAGCATGGAAGAAACCTACAGCCGTCTGGTCTATAACGGATTGTGGTATTCTCCATTGAAAGCGGCGATCGATGCTTTTATTGCCCAAACCCAAGAGCAAGTGACCGGTACAGTACGCGTCAAACTGTTTAAAGGTTCGGCTACCATTGTCGGTCGTAAATCTGACAACAGTC
This window contains:
- a CDS encoding argininosuccinate synthase; this translates as MGRAKKVVLAYSGGVDTSVCIPYLMHEWGVEEVITLAADLGQGDELEPIRKKALDSGASVSLVADATATFIKDYAFPAIQANALYENRYPLSTALARPLIAKLLVEAAKEYGADAIAHGCTGKGNDQVRFDVAIAALNPELKILTPAREWGFSREQSIEYGEKYGIPAPVKKKSPYSIDRNLLGMAVEAGVLEDPYAEPPEDIYRMTKAIADTPDEPEYVEISFVKGLPVALNGQALDPVALVTQLNQMVGDRGIGRIDMIENRLVGIKSREIYETPALLVLIDAHRDLESLTLTADVTQYKRSMEETYSRLVYNGLWYSPLKAAIDAFIAQTQEQVTGTVRVKLFKGSATIVGRKSDNSLYSLDWATYGEEDVFDHKAAEGFIYIWGLPTRLWSAQKRG